In a single window of the Rattus norvegicus strain BN/NHsdMcwi chromosome 6, GRCr8, whole genome shotgun sequence genome:
- the Slc30a6 gene encoding zinc transporter 6 isoform X3 yields the protein MLSIRNKPFAYVSEAASTSWLQEHVADLSRSLCGIIPGLSSIFLPRMNPFVLIDLAGALALCITYMLIEINNYFAVDTASAIAIALMTFGTMYPMSVYSGKVLLQTTPPHVIGQLDKLIREVSTLDGVLEVRNEHFWTLGFGSLAGSVHVRIRRDANEQMVLAHVTNRLCTLVSTLTVQIFKDDWIRPALSSGPVAPNVLNFSDHHIIPMPLLKNNDERTPVTSTPAKPSSPPPEFAFNTPGKNVSPVILLNTQTRPYGLGLNRGHTPYSSMFSQGLAFPGVGAGQGLRPTFPHIPSRYGINRMGQPRP from the exons ATGCTTTCTATTCGGAATAAGCCTTTTGCTTACGTCTCTGAAG ctGCAAGTACGAGCTGGCTTCAAGAGCATGTGGCAGACCTTAGTCGCAG CTTGTGCGGCATTATCCCAGGACTCAGCAGTATCTTCTTGCCCCGCATGAACCCGTTTGTTCTGATCGATCTTGCTGGGGCGCTTGCTCTGTGTATAACATACATGCTGATTGAAATTAA TAATTACTTTGCTGTAGACACTGCGTCAGCGATCGCCATTGCCCTGATGACATTTGGCACCATGTATCCCATGAGTGTGTACAGTGGGAAGGTGCTTCTCCAG acaacACCACCTCATGTTATTGGTCAGTTGGATAAACTGATTAGAGAG GTGTCTACCTTGGATGGGGTGTTAGAAGTCCGAAACGAACACTTTTGGACCCTTGGATTTGGCTCCTTG GCTGGATCAGTGCATGTAAGAATTCGACGAGATGCAAACGAACAAATGGTCCTTGCTCATGTGACCAACAGGCTGTGCACGCTGGTGTCCACTCTGACTGTTCAGATCTTCAAGGATGACTGGATTAGGCCTGCCCTGTCATCTGGGCCTGTTGCACCCAATGTGCTAAACTTCTCAGACCACCACATAATCCCAATGCCTCTTTTAAAGAACAATGATGAGAGGACCCCTGTCACATCCACCCCAGCCAAGCCCAGCAGCCCACCTCCGGAGTTTGCATTTAATACGCCTGGGAAAAATGTGAGCCCAGTCATTCTTCTGAACACACAGACAAGGCCATATGGTTTGGGTCTTAATCGTGGACACACACCATACAGCAGTATGTTCAGCCAAGGACTTGCGTTTCCAGGAGTTGGAGCAGGTCAGGGATTGAGGCCCACCTTCCCACATATACCAAGCAGGTACGGAATCAACAGGATGGGACAGCCAAGACCCTGA
- the Slc30a6 gene encoding zinc transporter 6 isoform X2: MMRRPSAAYSFGFERLEVLAVFASTVLAQLGALFILKESAERFLEQPEIHTGRLLVGTFVALSFNLFTMLSIRNKPFAYVSEAASTSWLQEHVADLSRSLCGIIPGLSSIFLPRMNPFVLIDLAGALALCITYMLIEINNYFAVDTASAIAIALMTFGTMYPMSVYSGKVLLQTTPPHVIGQLDKLIREVSTLDGVLEVRNEHFWTLGFGSLAGSVHVRIRRDANEQMVLAHVTNRLCTLVSTLTVQIFKDDWIRPALSSGPVAPNVLNFSDHHIIPMPLLKNNDERTPVTSTPAKPSSPPPEFAFNTPGKNVSPVILLNTQTRPYGLGLNRGHTPYSSMFSQGLAFPGVGAGQGLRPTFPHIPSRYGINRMGQPRP; this comes from the exons GTTTGAAAGACTAGAAGtcctggctgtatttgcttctacTGTCTTGGCACAATTGGGAGCCCTCTTTATACTAAAAGAAAG TGCAGAACGCTTTTTGGAGCAGCCTGAGATACACAC GGGAAGATTATTAGTTGGTACTTTTGTGGCCCTTTCTTTCAACCTGTTCACGATGCTTTCTATTCGGAATAAGCCTTTTGCTTACGTCTCTGAAG ctGCAAGTACGAGCTGGCTTCAAGAGCATGTGGCAGACCTTAGTCGCAG CTTGTGCGGCATTATCCCAGGACTCAGCAGTATCTTCTTGCCCCGCATGAACCCGTTTGTTCTGATCGATCTTGCTGGGGCGCTTGCTCTGTGTATAACATACATGCTGATTGAAATTAA TAATTACTTTGCTGTAGACACTGCGTCAGCGATCGCCATTGCCCTGATGACATTTGGCACCATGTATCCCATGAGTGTGTACAGTGGGAAGGTGCTTCTCCAG acaacACCACCTCATGTTATTGGTCAGTTGGATAAACTGATTAGAGAG GTGTCTACCTTGGATGGGGTGTTAGAAGTCCGAAACGAACACTTTTGGACCCTTGGATTTGGCTCCTTG GCTGGATCAGTGCATGTAAGAATTCGACGAGATGCAAACGAACAAATGGTCCTTGCTCATGTGACCAACAGGCTGTGCACGCTGGTGTCCACTCTGACTGTTCAGATCTTCAAGGATGACTGGATTAGGCCTGCCCTGTCATCTGGGCCTGTTGCACCCAATGTGCTAAACTTCTCAGACCACCACATAATCCCAATGCCTCTTTTAAAGAACAATGATGAGAGGACCCCTGTCACATCCACCCCAGCCAAGCCCAGCAGCCCACCTCCGGAGTTTGCATTTAATACGCCTGGGAAAAATGTGAGCCCAGTCATTCTTCTGAACACACAGACAAGGCCATATGGTTTGGGTCTTAATCGTGGACACACACCATACAGCAGTATGTTCAGCCAAGGACTTGCGTTTCCAGGAGTTGGAGCAGGTCAGGGATTGAGGCCCACCTTCCCACATATACCAAGCAGGTACGGAATCAACAGGATGGGACAGCCAAGACCCTGA